In one window of Streptomyces sp. FXJ1.172 DNA:
- a CDS encoding transglutaminase TgpA family protein, translated as MSGRARLALFAAAATLMASCALLPLVAEPTWLLELIPLVAVQTGVGAAARRVPLGRLLTVAAQALATLVLLTLVFARQHAIIGMIPGPGTFRYLTDLLQQGSTDVSEYAIPAPLTDGIKLMLIGGVLLISLFVDMLAVTFRSAAPAGLPLLALYSVAAGLSDGGTDWLWFLVAAAGYLMLLLAEGRDRLAQWGRVFGGGPRPPGAPDDGAVAPVRTGRRIGAVALGVALLVPLALPAMSGGLLDAAGTGVGAGGGDGGTISAVNPLVSLRDSLNTTDDRQVLSLRTSTNDASDLYLRIVSLDDFDGTTWKPAQRHIVGVPDTFPTPIGLGADVKRGAVTTTITAADWYAQDWLPMPYPPSAVKIAGRWRYEPVGMTLVGDHGQNTRGETYQVTSLNVAPTAAQLASAPEPPAALKREYTQVPSALPKVVAQTARQITAGTHNHYEEAVKLQDYFAVTGGFQYDTQVEVGRGPNAIAAFLKKKQGFCVHFSFAMAAMARTLGIPARVAVGFAPGTPQADGTVSVDQKDAHAWPELYFEGVGWTRFEPTPTRGTTPSYTVPDTPGTSLPDQSLPSHQSSAAPSAAASPSESCSPELIRLQDCGTASAAAAPHSGGGGAGPWWALLIGLAALVVLAVPLSPLLWRARIRSVRLGAHARTEEGAAAHTLAAWQELTDSAWDYGIAPDESLTARSAAERIVRLGELDAAAGAAVHRVADAVEQVLYAPRPRPAAGAAEDVRRVIEGLRGAVGAGARLRALFLPRSAVRVLWALSARWSVLRVRVSAARPSLRRPSEQRS; from the coding sequence ATGAGCGGGCGGGCACGACTGGCGCTGTTCGCCGCCGCGGCCACGCTGATGGCCTCCTGCGCGCTGCTGCCGCTGGTGGCCGAGCCGACCTGGCTGCTGGAACTGATCCCGCTGGTGGCCGTGCAGACCGGGGTGGGCGCGGCGGCCCGCCGGGTGCCGCTCGGTCGGCTGCTGACCGTCGCGGCGCAGGCGCTGGCCACTCTGGTCCTGCTGACCCTGGTCTTCGCGCGGCAGCACGCGATCATCGGGATGATCCCCGGCCCGGGCACCTTCCGGTACCTGACCGACCTGCTCCAGCAGGGCTCCACCGACGTCAGCGAGTACGCGATACCGGCGCCGCTCACCGACGGGATCAAGCTGATGCTGATCGGCGGCGTCCTGCTGATCAGCCTGTTCGTGGACATGCTCGCGGTGACCTTCCGCAGCGCGGCCCCCGCCGGGCTGCCGCTGCTCGCGCTGTACTCGGTGGCGGCCGGGCTGTCCGACGGCGGGACCGACTGGCTGTGGTTCCTGGTGGCGGCCGCCGGTTATCTGATGCTGCTGCTCGCGGAGGGACGGGACCGGCTGGCGCAGTGGGGCCGGGTCTTCGGCGGCGGGCCCCGCCCCCCCGGAGCCCCGGACGACGGCGCGGTGGCCCCGGTGCGCACCGGGCGCCGGATCGGCGCGGTGGCGCTCGGGGTGGCCCTGCTGGTGCCGCTGGCCCTGCCTGCGATGAGCGGCGGCCTGCTGGACGCGGCCGGCACCGGAGTGGGGGCGGGAGGCGGCGACGGCGGCACGATCTCCGCGGTCAACCCGCTGGTGTCGCTGCGCGACAGCCTGAACACGACCGACGACCGCCAGGTGCTGTCCCTGAGGACCAGCACGAACGACGCCTCGGACCTGTACCTGCGGATCGTCTCGCTCGACGACTTCGACGGCACCACCTGGAAACCGGCCCAGCGGCACATCGTCGGCGTGCCAGACACGTTCCCCACGCCCATCGGCCTGGGCGCGGACGTCAAGCGCGGCGCGGTGACGACGACGATCACGGCGGCGGACTGGTACGCCCAGGACTGGCTGCCGATGCCGTACCCACCGAGCGCTGTGAAGATCGCCGGCCGCTGGCGCTACGAGCCGGTCGGCATGACCCTCGTCGGCGACCACGGCCAGAACACCCGTGGTGAGACCTATCAGGTGACCAGCCTGAACGTGGCGCCGACCGCGGCGCAGCTCGCCTCCGCGCCGGAGCCCCCGGCGGCCCTGAAGCGCGAGTACACCCAGGTGCCGTCCGCGCTGCCGAAGGTGGTGGCGCAGACCGCCAGGCAGATCACCGCGGGCACGCACAACCACTACGAGGAAGCGGTCAAGCTCCAGGACTACTTCGCCGTCACGGGCGGCTTCCAGTACGACACCCAGGTGGAGGTCGGCCGCGGCCCCAATGCCATCGCGGCCTTCCTGAAGAAGAAGCAGGGCTTCTGCGTCCACTTCTCCTTCGCCATGGCGGCGATGGCCCGCACCCTCGGGATCCCGGCCCGGGTCGCGGTGGGCTTCGCGCCCGGCACCCCGCAGGCCGACGGCACGGTCTCGGTGGACCAGAAGGATGCGCACGCCTGGCCCGAGCTGTACTTCGAAGGCGTCGGCTGGACCCGCTTCGAGCCGACCCCGACCCGGGGCACCACACCGTCGTACACGGTGCCGGACACACCCGGCACCTCGCTGCCGGACCAGAGCCTGCCGTCGCACCAGTCGTCCGCGGCGCCCTCGGCGGCCGCCTCGCCCAGCGAGAGCTGCTCACCCGAGCTGATCAGGCTTCAGGACTGCGGCACCGCGTCCGCCGCGGCGGCCCCGCACAGCGGTGGCGGGGGCGCGGGTCCGTGGTGGGCCCTGCTGATCGGGCTGGCCGCGCTCGTGGTGCTGGCCGTTCCGCTGTCGCCGCTGCTGTGGCGGGCGCGGATACGGTCGGTGCGGCTGGGGGCGCATGCCCGCACCGAGGAGGGTGCGGCGGCGCACACCCTGGCTGCCTGGCAGGAGCTGACGGACAGCGCCTGGGACTACGGCATCGCGCCGGACGAGTCGCTGACGGCGCGCAGTGCGGCCGAGCGGATCGTCCGGCTCGGCGAGCTGGATGCGGCGGCCGGTGCCGCGGTGCACCGGGTGGCGGACGCTGTGGAGCAGGTGCTGTACGCACCGCGGCCGCGCCCGGCGGCGGGTGCGGCGGAGGATGTGCGCCGGGTGATCGAGGGGCTGCGCGGTGCGGTCGGTGCC